CCACGGCGGCCCAGCGGGTGGGCTGAGGCTCCTCAGCCCATGCCGAGGCGGGCCAGCGGCTCGACCAGCTCCCGCTCCTCGTAGGACAGGTGCGACAGCAGGGTGTCGCTGAGCAGGTCGACCGCGGCGCGCAGGTCCGCCATGCCGTCCGGGACGGCGACGAAGCCGACCAGGGCCCGGTCGACGCCCTCGAGCACGTCGTGGATGGCGTGGTGCTCCTCCTCCAGCCGGTCGACCACGGGCGCCAGCCGCGGGTCGGCCGAGCGGAGGTGGGGGAACATGCTCTGGTCCTCGATCGTGTGGTGCGTGGTGACGACCCGGCAGTAGCTCTCGCAGTAGGTGCCGAGGGTCCACTTGTTCTGCCGGATGGTCATGGTCGCGATGTGCGAGCGGGCGGCCCCGGCGTCGAGCGTGCCGGCGGCGACCTGCTCGACGAGGTCCTGCAGGTGCTCGAGCTCGGTGCGCAGGCGGTCGTGGACGTCGACGAGGTGCTGGCCGCTGGCCTGCTCGTGACGGGTGTACGTGCGGCCCTCCTCCGGCGCCGGGCCGGTCGGGCGGGCGCCCTCGTCCCACACCTGGACGCTGCTGCGGCGGACGCCGGGGTCGGGGGTGGGGACGACGCCGAGCGCGGGGACGACGGCCGGCCGGGGCGCGGCCCGTCCCCCGGTGACGGCGGCCGAGCGGTCCTGGCGCGGGACGTGGGCCACGGGCTGCTCCGGGACGCCCTGGTCAGCGTGGGCGGCCTGCACGGCGTGGGCTCCGTGGTCTCCGTGGTCGGGGTCGTCGGGCCCGGGCCTCGGCGCGCTGCGCTCGGCCTCGACGAGCTCGCGGACGGCGGGGGCGACCTCGGCGGCGAAGGTGCGCAGCACGTCGGGGTCGTCGCCGGCGAGGACGAAGCCGCTCACCCCGTCCGCCAGCGTCATCCCGGCGAGCTCCTCGGCCCACTGCCCGGGCGGGCCGGCGAGCGGGCCGCGGGACCTGGTCGAGAACGAGCCGCTGACGTTGAGCAGGCGGCGGACGTCCGCCGGCGACCGCCCCGCCCCCGCGGCGGCCTCGTCGACGACCTCGTTGCCGCGGGCCAGGTCGCCCGGCTGCAGGTAGCCCAGCGACGGCAGCCAGCCGTCCGCCCGGCGGCCGGTCAGGCGGAGCATCCGCGGCCTGTACGCGCCGAGCCAGATCCCGACGTCGTGCGCCGGGGCCGGCCCGCGCTTGGCCCCGACCACCCGGTGGTGGCGCCCCTCGACCCGCACCCCGCCGCGGGCGCCGGCGTCCCACACCTGGCGGAC
The DNA window shown above is from Aquipuribacter hungaricus and carries:
- a CDS encoding LLM class flavin-dependent oxidoreductase, producing the protein MPDYGHDLLFGSFLTPSAAAPGQVVQLAVLSEQVGLDLVTVQDHPYQPSFLDTWTLLSYLAARTDRVRLAANVTNLPLRPPAVLARSVASLDLLSGGRVELGLGAGAFWDAIEAMGARRLGPGEAVEALEEAIDVVRQVWDAGARGGVRVEGRHHRVVGAKRGPAPAHDVGIWLGAYRPRMLRLTGRRADGWLPSLGYLQPGDLARGNEVVDEAAAGAGRSPADVRRLLNVSGSFSTRSRGPLAGPPGQWAEELAGMTLADGVSGFVLAGDDPDVLRTFAAEVAPAVRELVEAERSAPRPGPDDPDHGDHGAHAVQAAHADQGVPEQPVAHVPRQDRSAAVTGGRAAPRPAVVPALGVVPTPDPGVRRSSVQVWDEGARPTGPAPEEGRTYTRHEQASGQHLVDVHDRLRTELEHLQDLVEQVAAGTLDAGAARSHIATMTIRQNKWTLGTYCESYCRVVTTHHTIEDQSMFPHLRSADPRLAPVVDRLEEEHHAIHDVLEGVDRALVGFVAVPDGMADLRAAVDLLSDTLLSHLSYEERELVEPLARLGMG